The genomic stretch CCACGCGCACCGGCAGCCCCAGGTCACGGATCGGACCGAGCCGGCGCAGGCGCAGCACCAGATCGAGGTCTTCCATCAGGGGAAGAGCGCGCAGCCCGCCGGCCCGCTCCAGCAGACGCCGCGGCAGCAGCAGCCCCTGGTCGCCGTAAGGCAGCTGACCTGGGCCACTGCGCAGCCTCACCCCCCACTCCACCAGGCGCAGGGCAGGGTCTGCACCGTCGATTCCCAGGCGGAAACACCAGGGGGCCTCAGGAGCGGCCATGGCCCGCTGCACCGCCGCCCACCATCCCGCCGCCAGGCGCAGGTCGGCATGGAGCAACAGCAGCCAGCGGGCACCGCTGGCTGCAATTCCCGCGGCCAGCTGGCAACCCCTTCCCCCCGGCACCTGAAGCACCCGCGCGCCCGCCAGC from Synechococcus sp. CBW1107 encodes the following:
- a CDS encoding TIGR04283 family arsenosugar biosynthesis glycosyltransferase, producing the protein MRGTAAPSAAGAPLAVVIPALDEAKHLPALLADLATAPAGLIESCLVVDGGSSDGSPSLSALAGARVLQVPGGRGCQLAAGIAASGARWLLLLHADLRLAAGWWAAVQRAMAAPEAPWCFRLGIDGADPALRLVEWGVRLRSGPGQLPYGDQGLLLPRRLLERAGGLRALPLMEDLDLVLRLRRLGPIRDLGLPVRVDGRRWRRLGVWGTAWRNARLRSAWYRGTDPAVLAARYYQV